In a single window of the Portunus trituberculatus isolate SZX2019 chromosome 9, ASM1759143v1, whole genome shotgun sequence genome:
- the LOC123501213 gene encoding bestrophin-4-like isoform X5, with translation MTVTYTHEVADCKGFGNFWRLLFRWRGSVYKLVWLDLLCYTTIYTVLSVVYRVVLAEDQKRLFEKVSLYCNYFSDYIPVSFVLGFYVSIVIKRWWDQYQTLLWPDSLALFVSTCMHGHDRQGRLMRRTILRYVNLSFVLTLTMITPRAKKRFPTLDHIVEAGFMTTNEKKIFSAMVEKTDHPLYYVPLVWAGTLVSRARKEGRIRDDFAVKTIMDELNNLRIKINGLISYDWISIPLVYTQVVSLAVYTFFVSTIMGRQFLDPKQNYPKNNIDFYFPIFTMLQFFFYMGWLKVAESLVNPFGEDDDDFEVNWLIDRNIQVSYLIVDEMHNEHPELMQDLYWDEVFPQELPYTVAAEQYKRDPPMGSTANLRVPEAEQEFVPTLEEVLEEKMEESEEAEKTDGTPGVRRLDSARSIGSSMSGRKSSLMSILHNKWRRGDLRSSMGSQISVRKSRMRSVSQSGSQVSDASFGSSVIKRNNTNTSFQIIPSLATIKSSSSTSSHHSNRVHPQGDADPVVIKVADLQVDSVVDKNIDKGAMSHSRVGSPHSVADSTASAMASIFTIQGSEIHEGDNREEVMERSQSAGSHKEPHLSKSDAEKPTSAEGTQGDAAVEDAKEVMPGEDAPEDENVMW, from the exons ATGACTGTCACCTACACTCATGAGGTGGCAGACTGCAAGGGTTTTGGTAACTTCTGGCGGCTTCTTTTCag ATGGCGAGGCAGTGTGTACAAGCTGGTGTGGCTGGATCTGCTCTGCTACACCACCATCTACACTGTCCTGTCGGTGGTGTACAGGGTGGTGCTTGCCGAGGACCAGAAGAG GTTGTTTGAAAAAGTGTCCCTCTACTGCAACTACTTCAGTGACTACATTCCTGTGTCCTTTGTGCTGGGTTTCTATGTGTCCATTGTCATCAAACGTTGGTGGGACCAGTACCAGACCCTTCTGTGGCCTGACTCCCTGGCGCTGTTTGTCTCCACCTGCATGCATGGCCAT GACCGCCAGGGAAGGCTGATGAGGCGCACCATTCTCCGTTACGTCAACCTTTCCTTCGTCCTCACACTCACCATGATCACCCCAAGAGCTAAGAAGAGATTCCCCACCTTGGACCATATTGTAGAAGCAG GCTTCATGACAACAAATGAGAAGAAGATTTTCTCTGCCATGGTAGAAAAGACAGACCACCCCCTCTATTATGTCCCCCTGGTGTGGGCTGGAACCCTAGTGTCTCGGGCCAGGAAGGAGGGCCGAATTAGGGACGACTTTGCAGTGAAGACGATCATGGACGAGCTAAACAATCTGCGTATCAAGATTAACGGCTTGATTAGCTACGACTGGATCAGCATCCCTCTGGTGTACACTCAG GTGGTGAGTCTGGCTGTGTACACCTTCTTTGTGTCTACCATCATGGGACGGCAGTTTCTCGACCCCAAGCAGAACTACCCAAAGAATAACATCGACTTCTACTTCCCAATCTTCACCATGCTGCAGTTCTTCTTCTATATGGGCTGGCTCAAAGTGGCAGAGTCCCTCGTGAACCCATTCGGTGAAGACGATGATGACTTTGAGGTGAACTGGCTCATCGATCGGAACAttcag GTTTCATATCTCATAGTGGACGAGATGCACAACGAACACCCGGAGCTGATGCAGGACCTGTACTGGGACGAGGTGTTCCCGCAGGAATTGCCTTACACTGTGGCAGCCGAGCAGTACAAGCGTGACCCCCCAATGGGCAGCACCGCCAACCTGCGAGTGCCCGAAGCTGAGCAGGAATTTGTACCCACGTTGGAGGAGGTGCTGGAAGAGAag ATGGAGGAGAgcgaggaggcagagaagacaGATGGAACACCAGGAGTGAGGCGTTTGGACTCGGCACGTTCTATTGGTTCATCCATGTCTGGGCGGAAGAGTTCGCTCATGTCCATCCTGCACAATAAGTGGCGACGTGGCGACCTGCGCAGCTCCATGG GCAGTCAGATATCCGTAAGAAAAAGCCGCATGCGTTCAGTGAGCCAGTCGGGTTCACAAGTCTCGGATGCCTCCTTTGGTTCCTCCGTCATCAagagaaacaacacaaacacgtcATTTCAG ATCATCCCATCCCTCGCCACCATcaagtcctcctcttccacttcaagCCACCACTCCAATCGTGTCCACCCCCAGGGAGACGCTGATCCAGTAGTCATCAAGGTGGCAGATCTTCAAGTGGACAGTGTGGTGGACAAAA atATAGACAAAGGAGCAATGAGTCATTCAAGAGTTGGTTCCCCACACAGCGTTGCAGACTCCACAGCTTCTGCCATGGCGTCAATCTTCACCATACAG ggtTCTGAGATACACGAGGGAGACAATAGAGAGGAAGTGATGGAGAGGAGTCAGTCAGCAGGCAGCCACAAGGAGCCACACTTAAGTAAGAGTGATGCAGAAAAACCAACAAGTGCCGAGG GAACTCAGGGGGATGCTGCTGTGGAGGATGCCAAAGAGGTGATGCCTGGAGAAGATGCACCAGAGGATGAGAATGT CATGTGGTAA
- the LOC123501213 gene encoding bestrophin-4-like isoform X6 gives MTVTYTHEVADCKGFGNFWRLLFRWRGSVYKLVWLDLLCYTTIYTVLSVVYRVVLAEDQKRLFEKVSLYCNYFSDYIPVSFVLGFYVSIVIKRWWDQYQTLLWPDSLALFVSTCMHGHDRQGRLMRRTILRYVNLSFVLTLTMITPRAKKRFPTLDHIVEAGFMTTNEKKIFSAMVEKTDHPLYYVPLVWAGTLVSRARKEGRIRDDFAVKTIMDELNNLRIKINGLISYDWISIPLVYTQVVSLAVYTFFVSTIMGRQFLDPKQNYPKNNIDFYFPIFTMLQFFFYMGWLKVAESLVNPFGEDDDDFEVNWLIDRNIQVSYLIVDEMHNEHPELMQDLYWDEVFPQELPYTVAAEQYKRDPPMGSTANLRVPEAEQEFVPTLEEVLEEKMEESEEAEKTDGTPGVRRLDSARSIGSSMSGRKSSLMSILHNKWRRGDLRSSMGSQISVRKSRMRSVSQSGSQVSDASFGSSVIKRNNTNTSFQGDADPVVIKVADLQVDSVVDKNIDKGAMSHSRVGSPHSVADSTASAMASIFTIQGSEIHEGDNREEVMERSQSAGSHKEPHLSKSDAEKPTSAEGTQGDAAVEDAKEVMPGEDAPEDENVMW, from the exons ATGACTGTCACCTACACTCATGAGGTGGCAGACTGCAAGGGTTTTGGTAACTTCTGGCGGCTTCTTTTCag ATGGCGAGGCAGTGTGTACAAGCTGGTGTGGCTGGATCTGCTCTGCTACACCACCATCTACACTGTCCTGTCGGTGGTGTACAGGGTGGTGCTTGCCGAGGACCAGAAGAG GTTGTTTGAAAAAGTGTCCCTCTACTGCAACTACTTCAGTGACTACATTCCTGTGTCCTTTGTGCTGGGTTTCTATGTGTCCATTGTCATCAAACGTTGGTGGGACCAGTACCAGACCCTTCTGTGGCCTGACTCCCTGGCGCTGTTTGTCTCCACCTGCATGCATGGCCAT GACCGCCAGGGAAGGCTGATGAGGCGCACCATTCTCCGTTACGTCAACCTTTCCTTCGTCCTCACACTCACCATGATCACCCCAAGAGCTAAGAAGAGATTCCCCACCTTGGACCATATTGTAGAAGCAG GCTTCATGACAACAAATGAGAAGAAGATTTTCTCTGCCATGGTAGAAAAGACAGACCACCCCCTCTATTATGTCCCCCTGGTGTGGGCTGGAACCCTAGTGTCTCGGGCCAGGAAGGAGGGCCGAATTAGGGACGACTTTGCAGTGAAGACGATCATGGACGAGCTAAACAATCTGCGTATCAAGATTAACGGCTTGATTAGCTACGACTGGATCAGCATCCCTCTGGTGTACACTCAG GTGGTGAGTCTGGCTGTGTACACCTTCTTTGTGTCTACCATCATGGGACGGCAGTTTCTCGACCCCAAGCAGAACTACCCAAAGAATAACATCGACTTCTACTTCCCAATCTTCACCATGCTGCAGTTCTTCTTCTATATGGGCTGGCTCAAAGTGGCAGAGTCCCTCGTGAACCCATTCGGTGAAGACGATGATGACTTTGAGGTGAACTGGCTCATCGATCGGAACAttcag GTTTCATATCTCATAGTGGACGAGATGCACAACGAACACCCGGAGCTGATGCAGGACCTGTACTGGGACGAGGTGTTCCCGCAGGAATTGCCTTACACTGTGGCAGCCGAGCAGTACAAGCGTGACCCCCCAATGGGCAGCACCGCCAACCTGCGAGTGCCCGAAGCTGAGCAGGAATTTGTACCCACGTTGGAGGAGGTGCTGGAAGAGAag ATGGAGGAGAgcgaggaggcagagaagacaGATGGAACACCAGGAGTGAGGCGTTTGGACTCGGCACGTTCTATTGGTTCATCCATGTCTGGGCGGAAGAGTTCGCTCATGTCCATCCTGCACAATAAGTGGCGACGTGGCGACCTGCGCAGCTCCATGG GCAGTCAGATATCCGTAAGAAAAAGCCGCATGCGTTCAGTGAGCCAGTCGGGTTCACAAGTCTCGGATGCCTCCTTTGGTTCCTCCGTCATCAagagaaacaacacaaacacgtcATTTCAG GGAGACGCTGATCCAGTAGTCATCAAGGTGGCAGATCTTCAAGTGGACAGTGTGGTGGACAAAA atATAGACAAAGGAGCAATGAGTCATTCAAGAGTTGGTTCCCCACACAGCGTTGCAGACTCCACAGCTTCTGCCATGGCGTCAATCTTCACCATACAG ggtTCTGAGATACACGAGGGAGACAATAGAGAGGAAGTGATGGAGAGGAGTCAGTCAGCAGGCAGCCACAAGGAGCCACACTTAAGTAAGAGTGATGCAGAAAAACCAACAAGTGCCGAGG GAACTCAGGGGGATGCTGCTGTGGAGGATGCCAAAGAGGTGATGCCTGGAGAAGATGCACCAGAGGATGAGAATGT CATGTGGTAA
- the LOC123501213 gene encoding bestrophin-4-like isoform X1, with translation MTVTYTHEVADCKGFGNFWRLLFRWRGSVYKLVWLDLLCYTTIYTVLSVVYRVVLAEDQKRLFEKVSLYCNYFSDYIPVSFVLGFYVSIVIKRWWDQYQTLLWPDSLALFVSTCMHGHDRQGRLMRRTILRYVNLSFVLTLTMITPRAKKRFPTLDHIVEAGFMTTNEKKIFSAMVEKTDHPLYYVPLVWAGTLVSRARKEGRIRDDFAVKTIMDELNNLRIKINGLISYDWISIPLVYTQVVSLAVYTFFVSTIMGRQFLDPKQNYPKNNIDFYFPIFTMLQFFFYMGWLKVAESLVNPFGEDDDDFEVNWLIDRNIQVSYLIVDEMHNEHPELMQDLYWDEVFPQELPYTVAAEQYKRDPPMGSTANLRVPEAEQEFVPTLEEVLEEKMEESEEAEKTDGTPGVRRLDSARSIGSSMSGRKSSLMSILHNKWRRGDLRSSMGSQISVRKSRMRSVSQSGSQVSDASFGSSVIKRNNTNTSFQDSDMHLSHESMIDGNGEGIPVFLSSSPKPNRKKIIPSLATIKSSSSTSSHHSNRVHPQGDADPVVIKVADLQVDSVVDKNIDKGAMSHSRVGSPHSVADSTASAMASIFTIQGSEIHEGDNREEVMERSQSAGSHKEPHLSKSDAEKPTSAEGTQGDAAVEDAKEVMPGEDAPEDENVMW, from the exons ATGACTGTCACCTACACTCATGAGGTGGCAGACTGCAAGGGTTTTGGTAACTTCTGGCGGCTTCTTTTCag ATGGCGAGGCAGTGTGTACAAGCTGGTGTGGCTGGATCTGCTCTGCTACACCACCATCTACACTGTCCTGTCGGTGGTGTACAGGGTGGTGCTTGCCGAGGACCAGAAGAG GTTGTTTGAAAAAGTGTCCCTCTACTGCAACTACTTCAGTGACTACATTCCTGTGTCCTTTGTGCTGGGTTTCTATGTGTCCATTGTCATCAAACGTTGGTGGGACCAGTACCAGACCCTTCTGTGGCCTGACTCCCTGGCGCTGTTTGTCTCCACCTGCATGCATGGCCAT GACCGCCAGGGAAGGCTGATGAGGCGCACCATTCTCCGTTACGTCAACCTTTCCTTCGTCCTCACACTCACCATGATCACCCCAAGAGCTAAGAAGAGATTCCCCACCTTGGACCATATTGTAGAAGCAG GCTTCATGACAACAAATGAGAAGAAGATTTTCTCTGCCATGGTAGAAAAGACAGACCACCCCCTCTATTATGTCCCCCTGGTGTGGGCTGGAACCCTAGTGTCTCGGGCCAGGAAGGAGGGCCGAATTAGGGACGACTTTGCAGTGAAGACGATCATGGACGAGCTAAACAATCTGCGTATCAAGATTAACGGCTTGATTAGCTACGACTGGATCAGCATCCCTCTGGTGTACACTCAG GTGGTGAGTCTGGCTGTGTACACCTTCTTTGTGTCTACCATCATGGGACGGCAGTTTCTCGACCCCAAGCAGAACTACCCAAAGAATAACATCGACTTCTACTTCCCAATCTTCACCATGCTGCAGTTCTTCTTCTATATGGGCTGGCTCAAAGTGGCAGAGTCCCTCGTGAACCCATTCGGTGAAGACGATGATGACTTTGAGGTGAACTGGCTCATCGATCGGAACAttcag GTTTCATATCTCATAGTGGACGAGATGCACAACGAACACCCGGAGCTGATGCAGGACCTGTACTGGGACGAGGTGTTCCCGCAGGAATTGCCTTACACTGTGGCAGCCGAGCAGTACAAGCGTGACCCCCCAATGGGCAGCACCGCCAACCTGCGAGTGCCCGAAGCTGAGCAGGAATTTGTACCCACGTTGGAGGAGGTGCTGGAAGAGAag ATGGAGGAGAgcgaggaggcagagaagacaGATGGAACACCAGGAGTGAGGCGTTTGGACTCGGCACGTTCTATTGGTTCATCCATGTCTGGGCGGAAGAGTTCGCTCATGTCCATCCTGCACAATAAGTGGCGACGTGGCGACCTGCGCAGCTCCATGG GCAGTCAGATATCCGTAAGAAAAAGCCGCATGCGTTCAGTGAGCCAGTCGGGTTCACAAGTCTCGGATGCCTCCTTTGGTTCCTCCGTCATCAagagaaacaacacaaacacgtcATTTCAG GACAGTGACATGCATCTATCACATGAATCCATGATCGATGGGAACGGAGAAGGAATAccagtctttctctcctcttcccctaaaCCAAACCGTAAGAAGATCATCCCATCCCTCGCCACCATcaagtcctcctcttccacttcaagCCACCACTCCAATCGTGTCCACCCCCAGGGAGACGCTGATCCAGTAGTCATCAAGGTGGCAGATCTTCAAGTGGACAGTGTGGTGGACAAAA atATAGACAAAGGAGCAATGAGTCATTCAAGAGTTGGTTCCCCACACAGCGTTGCAGACTCCACAGCTTCTGCCATGGCGTCAATCTTCACCATACAG ggtTCTGAGATACACGAGGGAGACAATAGAGAGGAAGTGATGGAGAGGAGTCAGTCAGCAGGCAGCCACAAGGAGCCACACTTAAGTAAGAGTGATGCAGAAAAACCAACAAGTGCCGAGG GAACTCAGGGGGATGCTGCTGTGGAGGATGCCAAAGAGGTGATGCCTGGAGAAGATGCACCAGAGGATGAGAATGT CATGTGGTAA
- the LOC123501213 gene encoding bestrophin-4-like isoform X3, producing the protein MTVTYTHEVADCKGFGNFWRLLFRWRGSVYKLVWLDLLCYTTIYTVLSVVYRVVLAEDQKRLFEKVSLYCNYFSDYIPVSFVLGFYVSIVIKRWWDQYQTLLWPDSLALFVSTCMHGHDRQGRLMRRTILRYVNLSFVLTLTMITPRAKKRFPTLDHIVEAGFMTTNEKKIFSAMVEKTDHPLYYVPLVWAGTLVSRARKEGRIRDDFAVKTIMDELNNLRIKINGLISYDWISIPLVYTQVVSLAVYTFFVSTIMGRQFLDPKQNYPKNNIDFYFPIFTMLQFFFYMGWLKVAESLVNPFGEDDDDFEVNWLIDRNIQVSYLIVDEMHNEHPELMQDLYWDEVFPQELPYTVAAEQYKRDPPMGSTANLRVPEAEQEFVPTLEEVLEEKMEESEEAEKTDGTPGVRRLDSARSIGSSMSGRKSSLMSILHNKWRRGDLRSSMGSQISVRKSRMRSVSQSGSQVSDASFGSSVIKRNNTNTSFQDSDMHLSHESMIDGNGEGIPVFLSSSPKPNRKKIIPSLATIKSSSSTSSHHSNRVHPQGDADPVVIKVADLQVDSVVDKNIDKGAMSHSRVGSPHSVADSTASAMASIFTIQGSEIHEGDNREEVMERSQSAGSHKEPHLRTQGDAAVEDAKEVMPGEDAPEDENVMW; encoded by the exons ATGACTGTCACCTACACTCATGAGGTGGCAGACTGCAAGGGTTTTGGTAACTTCTGGCGGCTTCTTTTCag ATGGCGAGGCAGTGTGTACAAGCTGGTGTGGCTGGATCTGCTCTGCTACACCACCATCTACACTGTCCTGTCGGTGGTGTACAGGGTGGTGCTTGCCGAGGACCAGAAGAG GTTGTTTGAAAAAGTGTCCCTCTACTGCAACTACTTCAGTGACTACATTCCTGTGTCCTTTGTGCTGGGTTTCTATGTGTCCATTGTCATCAAACGTTGGTGGGACCAGTACCAGACCCTTCTGTGGCCTGACTCCCTGGCGCTGTTTGTCTCCACCTGCATGCATGGCCAT GACCGCCAGGGAAGGCTGATGAGGCGCACCATTCTCCGTTACGTCAACCTTTCCTTCGTCCTCACACTCACCATGATCACCCCAAGAGCTAAGAAGAGATTCCCCACCTTGGACCATATTGTAGAAGCAG GCTTCATGACAACAAATGAGAAGAAGATTTTCTCTGCCATGGTAGAAAAGACAGACCACCCCCTCTATTATGTCCCCCTGGTGTGGGCTGGAACCCTAGTGTCTCGGGCCAGGAAGGAGGGCCGAATTAGGGACGACTTTGCAGTGAAGACGATCATGGACGAGCTAAACAATCTGCGTATCAAGATTAACGGCTTGATTAGCTACGACTGGATCAGCATCCCTCTGGTGTACACTCAG GTGGTGAGTCTGGCTGTGTACACCTTCTTTGTGTCTACCATCATGGGACGGCAGTTTCTCGACCCCAAGCAGAACTACCCAAAGAATAACATCGACTTCTACTTCCCAATCTTCACCATGCTGCAGTTCTTCTTCTATATGGGCTGGCTCAAAGTGGCAGAGTCCCTCGTGAACCCATTCGGTGAAGACGATGATGACTTTGAGGTGAACTGGCTCATCGATCGGAACAttcag GTTTCATATCTCATAGTGGACGAGATGCACAACGAACACCCGGAGCTGATGCAGGACCTGTACTGGGACGAGGTGTTCCCGCAGGAATTGCCTTACACTGTGGCAGCCGAGCAGTACAAGCGTGACCCCCCAATGGGCAGCACCGCCAACCTGCGAGTGCCCGAAGCTGAGCAGGAATTTGTACCCACGTTGGAGGAGGTGCTGGAAGAGAag ATGGAGGAGAgcgaggaggcagagaagacaGATGGAACACCAGGAGTGAGGCGTTTGGACTCGGCACGTTCTATTGGTTCATCCATGTCTGGGCGGAAGAGTTCGCTCATGTCCATCCTGCACAATAAGTGGCGACGTGGCGACCTGCGCAGCTCCATGG GCAGTCAGATATCCGTAAGAAAAAGCCGCATGCGTTCAGTGAGCCAGTCGGGTTCACAAGTCTCGGATGCCTCCTTTGGTTCCTCCGTCATCAagagaaacaacacaaacacgtcATTTCAG GACAGTGACATGCATCTATCACATGAATCCATGATCGATGGGAACGGAGAAGGAATAccagtctttctctcctcttcccctaaaCCAAACCGTAAGAAGATCATCCCATCCCTCGCCACCATcaagtcctcctcttccacttcaagCCACCACTCCAATCGTGTCCACCCCCAGGGAGACGCTGATCCAGTAGTCATCAAGGTGGCAGATCTTCAAGTGGACAGTGTGGTGGACAAAA atATAGACAAAGGAGCAATGAGTCATTCAAGAGTTGGTTCCCCACACAGCGTTGCAGACTCCACAGCTTCTGCCATGGCGTCAATCTTCACCATACAG ggtTCTGAGATACACGAGGGAGACAATAGAGAGGAAGTGATGGAGAGGAGTCAGTCAGCAGGCAGCCACAAGGAGCCACACTTAA GAACTCAGGGGGATGCTGCTGTGGAGGATGCCAAAGAGGTGATGCCTGGAGAAGATGCACCAGAGGATGAGAATGT CATGTGGTAA
- the LOC123501213 gene encoding bestrophin-4-like isoform X4, with translation MTVTYTHEVADCKGFGNFWRLLFRWRGSVYKLVWLDLLCYTTIYTVLSVVYRVVLAEDQKRLFEKVSLYCNYFSDYIPVSFVLGFYVSIVIKRWWDQYQTLLWPDSLALFVSTCMHGHDRQGRLMRRTILRYVNLSFVLTLTMITPRAKKRFPTLDHIVEAGFMTTNEKKIFSAMVEKTDHPLYYVPLVWAGTLVSRARKEGRIRDDFAVKTIMDELNNLRIKINGLISYDWISIPLVYTQVVSLAVYTFFVSTIMGRQFLDPKQNYPKNNIDFYFPIFTMLQFFFYMGWLKVAESLVNPFGEDDDDFEVNWLIDRNIQVSYLIVDEMHNEHPELMQDLYWDEVFPQELPYTVAAEQYKRDPPMGSTANLRVPEAEQEFVPTLEEVLEEKMEESEEAEKTDGTPGVRRLDSARSIGSSMSGRKSSLMSILHNKWRRGDLRSSMGSQISVRKSRMRSVSQSGSQVSDASFGSSVIKRNNTNTSFQDSDMHLSHESMIDGNGEGIPVFLSSSPKPNRKKIIPSLATIKSSSSTSSHHSNRVHPQGDADPVVIKVADLQVDSVVDKNIDKGAMSHSRVGSPHSVADSTASAMASIFTIQGSEIHEGDNREEVMERSQSAGSHKEPHLRTQGDAAVEDAKEVMPGEDAPEDENVH, from the exons ATGACTGTCACCTACACTCATGAGGTGGCAGACTGCAAGGGTTTTGGTAACTTCTGGCGGCTTCTTTTCag ATGGCGAGGCAGTGTGTACAAGCTGGTGTGGCTGGATCTGCTCTGCTACACCACCATCTACACTGTCCTGTCGGTGGTGTACAGGGTGGTGCTTGCCGAGGACCAGAAGAG GTTGTTTGAAAAAGTGTCCCTCTACTGCAACTACTTCAGTGACTACATTCCTGTGTCCTTTGTGCTGGGTTTCTATGTGTCCATTGTCATCAAACGTTGGTGGGACCAGTACCAGACCCTTCTGTGGCCTGACTCCCTGGCGCTGTTTGTCTCCACCTGCATGCATGGCCAT GACCGCCAGGGAAGGCTGATGAGGCGCACCATTCTCCGTTACGTCAACCTTTCCTTCGTCCTCACACTCACCATGATCACCCCAAGAGCTAAGAAGAGATTCCCCACCTTGGACCATATTGTAGAAGCAG GCTTCATGACAACAAATGAGAAGAAGATTTTCTCTGCCATGGTAGAAAAGACAGACCACCCCCTCTATTATGTCCCCCTGGTGTGGGCTGGAACCCTAGTGTCTCGGGCCAGGAAGGAGGGCCGAATTAGGGACGACTTTGCAGTGAAGACGATCATGGACGAGCTAAACAATCTGCGTATCAAGATTAACGGCTTGATTAGCTACGACTGGATCAGCATCCCTCTGGTGTACACTCAG GTGGTGAGTCTGGCTGTGTACACCTTCTTTGTGTCTACCATCATGGGACGGCAGTTTCTCGACCCCAAGCAGAACTACCCAAAGAATAACATCGACTTCTACTTCCCAATCTTCACCATGCTGCAGTTCTTCTTCTATATGGGCTGGCTCAAAGTGGCAGAGTCCCTCGTGAACCCATTCGGTGAAGACGATGATGACTTTGAGGTGAACTGGCTCATCGATCGGAACAttcag GTTTCATATCTCATAGTGGACGAGATGCACAACGAACACCCGGAGCTGATGCAGGACCTGTACTGGGACGAGGTGTTCCCGCAGGAATTGCCTTACACTGTGGCAGCCGAGCAGTACAAGCGTGACCCCCCAATGGGCAGCACCGCCAACCTGCGAGTGCCCGAAGCTGAGCAGGAATTTGTACCCACGTTGGAGGAGGTGCTGGAAGAGAag ATGGAGGAGAgcgaggaggcagagaagacaGATGGAACACCAGGAGTGAGGCGTTTGGACTCGGCACGTTCTATTGGTTCATCCATGTCTGGGCGGAAGAGTTCGCTCATGTCCATCCTGCACAATAAGTGGCGACGTGGCGACCTGCGCAGCTCCATGG GCAGTCAGATATCCGTAAGAAAAAGCCGCATGCGTTCAGTGAGCCAGTCGGGTTCACAAGTCTCGGATGCCTCCTTTGGTTCCTCCGTCATCAagagaaacaacacaaacacgtcATTTCAG GACAGTGACATGCATCTATCACATGAATCCATGATCGATGGGAACGGAGAAGGAATAccagtctttctctcctcttcccctaaaCCAAACCGTAAGAAGATCATCCCATCCCTCGCCACCATcaagtcctcctcttccacttcaagCCACCACTCCAATCGTGTCCACCCCCAGGGAGACGCTGATCCAGTAGTCATCAAGGTGGCAGATCTTCAAGTGGACAGTGTGGTGGACAAAA atATAGACAAAGGAGCAATGAGTCATTCAAGAGTTGGTTCCCCACACAGCGTTGCAGACTCCACAGCTTCTGCCATGGCGTCAATCTTCACCATACAG ggtTCTGAGATACACGAGGGAGACAATAGAGAGGAAGTGATGGAGAGGAGTCAGTCAGCAGGCAGCCACAAGGAGCCACACTTAA GAACTCAGGGGGATGCTGCTGTGGAGGATGCCAAAGAGGTGATGCCTGGAGAAGATGCACCAGAGGATGAGAATGT CCACTAG